From Juglans regia cultivar Chandler chromosome 8, Walnut 2.0, whole genome shotgun sequence, the proteins below share one genomic window:
- the LOC108984645 gene encoding uncharacterized protein LOC108984645: MRIGIIIRDEEGKALVAECDLKNNVVNAVVAESLVLRKASELCSELNIQEAIFEGNAKEVVEAVLSEEEVVLDYSSIIEDVKFHFRNMTHWFIQFVSRKKNTVAHTLANKALEIGEELVWIEEVPDFIVGCLLDDTNCNT; the protein is encoded by the coding sequence atgaggatTGGTATCATTAtaagagatgaagaaggaaAGGCTTTGGTAGCTGAGTGTGATCTAAAGAATAATGTGGTAAATGCAGTTGTTGCAGAGAGTTTGGTCTTGAGGAAAGCAAGTGAATTGTGCTCAGAACTCAATATTCAAGAAGCTATCTTTGAGGGCAATGCAAAGGAAGTTGTTGAGGCTGTTCTAAGTGAGGAAGAAGTTGTTCTTGACTATAGTTCTATCATTGAAGATGTTAAGTTTCATTTCAGAAATATGACACATTGGtttattcaatttgttagtAGGAAAAAGAACACAGTAGCTCATACTTTAGCAAATAAAGCTTTAGAGATAGGAGAAGAACTAGTTTGGATAGAAGAGGTCCCGGACTTCATTGTGGGATGCCTTCTTGATGATACAAATTGTAACACGTAA